A window of the Falco biarmicus isolate bFalBia1 chromosome 10, bFalBia1.pri, whole genome shotgun sequence genome harbors these coding sequences:
- the LOC130155854 gene encoding sodium-dependent lysophosphatidylcholine symporter 1-like isoform X5, whose product MTGNALGFFLQIFLLDVVQLEPFHASLIIFLGRAWDAVTDPAIGFLVSKSPRRKYGKLIPWIACSMPFGVLCYCMMWSTLSDATPTSLKFLWYLFTYSFFQTCMTCHHVPYSSLTMFLGGTQRDRDSATAYRMGFEVFSTLLGSGIQGQIVGSYHARMMNDCYVPNETLPNTSTHHLTDSLENTRRAYVFASLVLGSIYCLSCLILIFGVREQPAPVPALLFLLPGPLNPLGKAELSFVSCLKMIAGHKPYTQLLCGFLFASLAFQITQGIFAFFCTHAAGLAGKFQHLVIIMLVTASLSIPFWQWFLGRFGKKTAASLGLALIIPALVAITQVTHNFLAFIFLVIMAGCSMAVLYLLPWSMLPDTVDDFMLRNPSYLNLEALFYSFYVFFNKFAGGLAVGISILSLHFAGYRAEKCMYNPSVVLILQLLMAPVPISLLLIAIIIFCLHPINEERRKQMRREMEEMGHQVQRGSGE is encoded by the exons CTGGAGCCATTCCATGCCTCTTTGATCATTTTCCTTGGAAGAGCTTGGGATGCAGTTACTGACCCTGCTATTGGCTTCTTAGTCAGCAAGAGCCCAAGGAGAAAATATGGCAAGCTGATCCCATG GATCGCATGCTCCATGCCGTTCGGGGTGCTCTGCTACTGCATGATGTGGTCCACCCTCTCAGATgccacccccacctccctgaAATTCCTGTGGTACCTGTTCACGTACAGCTTCTTCCAGACTTGCATGACT TGCCATCATGTGCCATACTCTTCCCTGACAATGTTCCTGGGAGGAACCCAGAGAGACCGTGACTCAGCCACTGCCTACA GAATGGGGTTTGAGGTGTTCAGCACACTCCTTGGATCAGGAATCCAGGGGCAGATTGTGGGCAGCTACCATGCCCGCATGATGAATGACTGTTACGTGCCAAACGAGACCCTGCCCAacaccagcacccaccacctCACAGACTCGCTGGAGAACACA CGTAGGGCCTATGTATTTGCATCCCTGGTCCTGGGCTCGATCTATTGCCTGTCCTGTCTGATTCTCATCTTTGGAGTCAGGGAACAGCCTG CtccagtgccagccctgctgtttCTCCTCCCAGGGCCCCTCAACCCCCTGGGGAAGGCTGAGCTGTCCTTTGTCAGCTGCCTGAAGATGATTGCGGGACACAAGCCCTACACCCAGCTGCTGTGTGGCTTCCTCTTTGCATCCCTGGCCTTTCAG ATCACACAGGGGATCTTTGCCTTCTTCTGTACTCATGCTGCAGGGCTAGCTGGGAAGTTCCAGCATTTAGTGATTATCATGTTG GTCACAGCTTCCCTCTCTATTCCCTTTTGGCAGTGGTTTTTGGGgagatttggaaagaaaacagcagcatcgCTGGGTCTGGCG CTGATCATCCCAGCCCTGGTAGCCATCACCCAGGTGACACACAACTTCCTGGCCTTCATCTTCTTGGTGATCATGGcaggctgcagcatggctgTGCTCTACCTTTTACCATG GTCCATGCTGCCAGATACTGTGGATGACTTCATGCTGAGGAACCCCAGCTACCTCAACCTGGAAGCTCTCTTCTACTCGTTTTATGTCTTCTTCAACAAGTTTGCAGGTGGCCTCGCTGTGGGGATATCGATACTGAGTTTACA TTTCGCAGGTTACCGTGCTGAAAAGTGCATGTACAACCCCTCCGTTGTCCTCATCCTGCAGCTTCTCATGGCCCCAGTCCCAATAAGCCTGCTGCTCATTGCCATAATCATCTTCTGCCTCCATCCCATCAAcgaggagaggaggaagcagatGAGAAGAGAGATGGAGGAAATGGG ACATCAGGTACAGCGTGGCAGCGGAGAATAA
- the SDCBP2 gene encoding syntenin-2, whose translation MATLYPSLEDMKGHQILQAQAAAGVKTPATTVVTEKPKLVSGTGPPVLYPNLAELENYMGLALSSEEIQKNLLPESSTALTPAGPSPGQLVAPLSGNNAGLRRAEIKPGVREIHLCKDERGKTGLQLKNVDQGIFVQLVKANSPAALVGLRFGDQILQIDGKNCTGWSSDKAQRVLKKASPEKIVMVVRDRPFQRTVTVHKDSTGHIGIVVKKGKIVSLAKDSSAARNGLLTHHCICEVNGQNVIGMKDKQLTEVLAGAGNVVTLTIIPTVIYEHMVKRLSAGLVKSAMDHSIPDL comes from the exons atggcaaCACTCTACCCATCCCTGGAGGACATGAAGGGCCACCAGATCTTGCAG gcgcaggctgctgctggcgtGAAGACCCCTGCCACGACGGTGGTCACAGAGAAACCAAAGCTCGTCTCAGGCACCG GGCCGCCCGTGCTGTACCCCAACCTGGCTGAGCTGGAGAACTACATGGGGCTCGCTCTCTCCAGCGAAGAGATCCAGAAGAACCTGCTCCCGGAAAGCAGCACT GCACTGACCCCTGCCGGGCCCTCTCCGGGCCAGCTGGTCGCCCCCCTGAGTGGGAACAATGCGGGGCTGCGTCGCGCAGAGATCAAGCCAGGTGTGCGGGAGATCCACCTCTGCAAGGACGAGCGGGGCAAGACGGGGCTGCAGCTGAAAAACGTCGACCAG GGCATCTTTGTGCAGCTGGTGAAGGCCAACTCGCCGGCGGCGCTGGTGGGGCTGCGCTTCGGGGACCAGATCCTGCAGATTGATGGCAAGAACTGCACGGGCTGGAGCAGTGACAAGGCGCAGCGGGTGCTGAAGAAGGCATCCCCTGAGAAAATCGTCATGGTGGTGCGGGACAG GCCTTTCCAGCGCACCGTCACTGTGCATAAGGACAGCACTGGCCACATTGGCATCGTGGTCAAGAAGGGGAAGATTGTGTCACTGGCCAaggacagctctgctgcccGCAATGGCCTCCTCACCCACCACTGTATCTGCGAGGTGAACGGCCAGAACGTCATCGGCATGAAG GACAAGCAGCTCACGGAGGTGCTAGCAGGGGCCGGGAACGTGGTCACGCTGACCATCATCCCCACAGTGATCTATGAGCACATGGTCAAACG GCTCTCGGCGGGGCTGGTGAAGTCAGCCATGGACCACTCCATCCCTGACCTCTGA
- the LOC130155854 gene encoding sodium-dependent lysophosphatidylcholine symporter 1-like isoform X6, which produces MPLGFSSRSSCWMLCRIACSMPFGVLCYCMMWSTLSDATPTSLKFLWYLFTYSFFQTCMTCHHVPYSSLTMFLGGTQRDRDSATAYRMGFEVFSTLLGSGIQGQIVGSYHARMMNDCYVPNETLPNTSTHHLTDSLENTRRAYVFASLVLGSIYCLSCLILIFGVREQPAPVPALLFLLPGPLNPLGKAELSFVSCLKMIAGHKPYTQLLCGFLFASLAFQITQGIFAFFCTHAAGLAGKFQHLVIIMLVTASLSIPFWQWFLGRFGKKTAASLGLALIIPALVAITQVTHNFLAFIFLVIMAGCSMAVLYLLPWSMLPDTVDDFMLRNPSYLNLEALFYSFYVFFNKFAGGLAVGISILSLHFAGYRAEKCMYNPSVVLILQLLMAPVPISLLLIAIIIFCLHPINEERRKQMRREMEEMGHQVQRGSGE; this is translated from the exons GATCGCATGCTCCATGCCGTTCGGGGTGCTCTGCTACTGCATGATGTGGTCCACCCTCTCAGATgccacccccacctccctgaAATTCCTGTGGTACCTGTTCACGTACAGCTTCTTCCAGACTTGCATGACT TGCCATCATGTGCCATACTCTTCCCTGACAATGTTCCTGGGAGGAACCCAGAGAGACCGTGACTCAGCCACTGCCTACA GAATGGGGTTTGAGGTGTTCAGCACACTCCTTGGATCAGGAATCCAGGGGCAGATTGTGGGCAGCTACCATGCCCGCATGATGAATGACTGTTACGTGCCAAACGAGACCCTGCCCAacaccagcacccaccacctCACAGACTCGCTGGAGAACACA CGTAGGGCCTATGTATTTGCATCCCTGGTCCTGGGCTCGATCTATTGCCTGTCCTGTCTGATTCTCATCTTTGGAGTCAGGGAACAGCCTG CtccagtgccagccctgctgtttCTCCTCCCAGGGCCCCTCAACCCCCTGGGGAAGGCTGAGCTGTCCTTTGTCAGCTGCCTGAAGATGATTGCGGGACACAAGCCCTACACCCAGCTGCTGTGTGGCTTCCTCTTTGCATCCCTGGCCTTTCAG ATCACACAGGGGATCTTTGCCTTCTTCTGTACTCATGCTGCAGGGCTAGCTGGGAAGTTCCAGCATTTAGTGATTATCATGTTG GTCACAGCTTCCCTCTCTATTCCCTTTTGGCAGTGGTTTTTGGGgagatttggaaagaaaacagcagcatcgCTGGGTCTGGCG CTGATCATCCCAGCCCTGGTAGCCATCACCCAGGTGACACACAACTTCCTGGCCTTCATCTTCTTGGTGATCATGGcaggctgcagcatggctgTGCTCTACCTTTTACCATG GTCCATGCTGCCAGATACTGTGGATGACTTCATGCTGAGGAACCCCAGCTACCTCAACCTGGAAGCTCTCTTCTACTCGTTTTATGTCTTCTTCAACAAGTTTGCAGGTGGCCTCGCTGTGGGGATATCGATACTGAGTTTACA TTTCGCAGGTTACCGTGCTGAAAAGTGCATGTACAACCCCTCCGTTGTCCTCATCCTGCAGCTTCTCATGGCCCCAGTCCCAATAAGCCTGCTGCTCATTGCCATAATCATCTTCTGCCTCCATCCCATCAAcgaggagaggaggaagcagatGAGAAGAGAGATGGAGGAAATGGG ACATCAGGTACAGCGTGGCAGCGGAGAATAA
- the FKBP1A gene encoding peptidyl-prolyl cis-trans isomerase FKBP1A, with protein MGVHVETIAPGDGRTFPKRGQTCVVHYTGMLEDGKKFDSSRDRNKPFKFVMGKQEVIRGWEEGVAQMSVGQRAKMTISPDYAYGSTGHPGIIPPNATLIFDVELMKLE; from the exons atGGGCGTGCATGTGGAGACCATCGCCCCCGGCGACG GGCGGACGTTCCCCAAGCGCGGCCAGACCTGCGTGGTGCACTACACGG gtATGCTGGAAGATGGGAAGAAGTTTGATTCCTCCCGCGACAGGAACAAGCCATTCAAGTTTGTGATGGGCAAGCAGGAGGTGATCCGCGGCTGGGAGGAAGGAGTCGCTCAG atGAGCGTTGGTCAGCGGGCAAAGATGACCATCTCCCCAGATTACGCCTATGGCTCTACTGGCCACCCAGGGATCATCCCACCAAACGCCACTCTAATTTTTGATGTGGAGCTCATGAAATTGGAATGA